Below is a genomic region from Pseudomonas sp. JQ170C.
ACACCGCCAAGGTGCGCCCCGGCGAGACGGTGGCCGTGATCGGCTGCGGCGGCATCGGCCTTGCCACCATCAACGGTGCAGCACTGGCAGGCGCCGGGCGCATCATCGCCATCGACATGCAGGACTCGAAGCTGGAACTGGCCAGGCAGTTCGGTGCCACCGATGTCATCAACCCCAAGCACGGCGACCCGGTGCAGCAGGTACAGGAGCTGACCCGTGGCGGCGTACACCATTCGTTCGAGTGCATCGGCCTCAAGCAAACCGCCGAACAGGCCTTCACCATGCTCGCCCGTGGCGGTTGCGCGACCATCATCGGCATGATCAAGCCGGGCCTGAAGCTGGACATCGACCCGCTACTGCTACTGCACGAGCGTCGCATCCAGGGTTCGTTCATGGGCTCGAACCGCTTCCCGGTCGACCTGCCGCGCCTGACCGACTTCTACATGCAGGGCCGCCTCAAGCTCGACGAAATGATTTCCCAGCGCATCAAGCTCGAGCAGATCAACGACGCCTTCGACGAACTGCGTCGCGGCGAGCTGGCCCGCTCGGTCATCGTCTTCGATCAATAACTGCCTCAAGCCGCCGCAGTGCTCAGGCCTGCGGCGGTCTCCCCCTGCCTGTATCAAGCAAAAAAACTGAACGAGGTATCAAATGGATATCCATTTCACGCGCGACGAACTCGCGTTTCGTGACGAGGTGCGCGCGTTTCTCGAGCTGAACCTGCCCAAGGACCTGGCCGAACGCGTGCGCCATGGCAAAAGCGTCTCCAAGGCCGACAGCGTGGCCTGGATGCGCACCCTGAACAACCAGGGCTGGCTGGCGGCCAGCTGGCCGGTGGAGCATGGCGGCACCGGCTGGAGCGCCGTGCAAAAGCACATCTTCGACGAAGAGTACGCCCGGGCCGGTGCGCCGCGGATCATTCCGTTCGGCGTCAATATGGTCGGCCCGGTGATCATCAAGTTCGGCACGCCCGAGCAGAAGGCCCACTACCTGCCGCGTATCCTCAACTGCGAAGAC
It encodes:
- a CDS encoding Zn-dependent alcohol dehydrogenase — encoded protein: MKAAVFHTPGSPLTIEDVGISKPGPHEVLVRTVAVGVCHSDLHFVDGLYPHPAPVVLGHEASGIVEQVGELVRTVKPGDHVVTCLSAYCGHCAHCVTGHLSLCVSPDTKRGKDEEPRLTYVQKPMTQFINLSAYAEQMLVHEHALVAIRRDMPLDRAALLGCAVTTGTGAVFNTAKVRPGETVAVIGCGGIGLATINGAALAGAGRIIAIDMQDSKLELARQFGATDVINPKHGDPVQQVQELTRGGVHHSFECIGLKQTAEQAFTMLARGGCATIIGMIKPGLKLDIDPLLLLHERRIQGSFMGSNRFPVDLPRLTDFYMQGRLKLDEMISQRIKLEQINDAFDELRRGELARSVIVFDQ